A part of Mustela erminea isolate mMusErm1 chromosome 9, mMusErm1.Pri, whole genome shotgun sequence genomic DNA contains:
- the POLD4 gene encoding DNA polymerase delta subunit 4 isoform X2: MGRKRLITDSYHVVKRREGPVGHSKGELAPELGEEPQPPSVDEAELELLRQFDLAWQYGPCTGITRLQRWHRAEQMGLEPPPEVRQVLQTHPGDPRFQFRVAFQRRPERSTGTGPAPTGALWTEE; the protein is encoded by the exons ATGGGCCGGAAGCGGCTCATCACCGACTCCTACCATGTAGTGAAGAGGAGGGAGGGCCCCGTTGGGCACAGCAAGGGGGAGCTGGCACCAGAGCTAG GGGAAGAGCCCCAGCCCCCGAGCGTGGATGAAGCAGAGCTGGAGCTGCTGAGGCAGTTCGATCTCGCCTGGCAGTACGGGCCCTGCACAG GGATCACACGGCTGCAGCGCTGGCATCGGGCGGAGCAGATGGGCTTGGAGCCGCCCCCAGAAGTGCGTCAGGTGCTACAGACCCACCCTGGAGATCCCCGCTTCCAGTTCAG GGTGGCATTTCAGCGGAGACCTGAACGAAGCACAGGAACGGGCCCTGCACCTACAGGGGCGCTCTGGACAGAAGAATAG
- the POLD4 gene encoding DNA polymerase delta subunit 4 isoform X1, which yields MGRKRLITDSYHVVKRREGPVGHSKGELAPELGEEPQPPSVDEAELELLRQFDLAWQYGPCTGITRLQRWHRAEQMGLEPPPEVRQVLQTHPGDPRFQFSLWHLYPL from the exons ATGGGCCGGAAGCGGCTCATCACCGACTCCTACCATGTAGTGAAGAGGAGGGAGGGCCCCGTTGGGCACAGCAAGGGGGAGCTGGCACCAGAGCTAG GGGAAGAGCCCCAGCCCCCGAGCGTGGATGAAGCAGAGCTGGAGCTGCTGAGGCAGTTCGATCTCGCCTGGCAGTACGGGCCCTGCACAG GGATCACACGGCTGCAGCGCTGGCATCGGGCGGAGCAGATGGGCTTGGAGCCGCCCCCAGAAGTGCGTCAGGTGCTACAGACCCACCCTGGAGATCCCCGCTTCCAGTTCAG CCTCTGGCATCTCTATCCTCTTTGA